The Rhipicephalus sanguineus isolate Rsan-2018 chromosome 7, BIME_Rsan_1.4, whole genome shotgun sequence genome includes a window with the following:
- the LOC119400975 gene encoding proline-rich protein 2-like isoform X1 — protein MAKARSFRISVFLFAFVFLHSAMQNDGNSGANAATTTPRPLSPPPSCVGCISGLAARLRPQTNPRPQHGPGQQPSSGQQPDPGRQSSPRRQPVPLPGPGPVPGPPLPSPPRESPASPGGHRPLGPLGRQPSSGQQPDPGRQSSPSRQPVPLPGPGPVPGPPPPSPPRESPASPGGHRPLGPLVFRDMWRRAPYNNFRRDYG, from the exons ATGGCGAAGGCTCGGAGCTTCCGAATTTCGGTATTTTTGTTCGCATTTGTTTTTCTTCATTCAGCGATGCAGAACGACGGCAATTCAGGGGCCAATGCAGCTACTACAACTCCACGTCCTCTTAGCCCACCTCCTAGCTgcgttggctgtatttcaggtcTTGCGGCTCGTCTGAGACCACAAACTAACCCAAGACCACAGCATGGTCCAGGACAACAACCTAGTTCAGGACAGCAACCGGATCCAGGACGACAGTCTAGTCCAAGGCGACAACCTGTTCCACTACCTGGTCCAGGGCCTGTTCCAGGACCTCCCCTTCCATCTCCTCCCCGAGAATCTCCTGCCTCACCTGGTGGCCACCGTCCACTTGGCCCACTAG GACGACAACCTAGTTCAGGACAGCAACCGGATCCAGGACGACAGTCTAGTCCAAGTCGACAACCTGTTCCACTACCTGGTCCAGGGCCTGTTCCAGGACCTCCCCCTCCATCTCCTCCCCGAGAATCTCCTGCCTCACCTGGTGGCCACCGCCCACTTGGCCCACTAG
- the LOC119400975 gene encoding proline-rich protein 2-like isoform X2, translating into MAKARSFRISVFLFAFVFLHSAMQNDGNSGANAATTTPRPLSPPPSCVGCISGLAARLRPQTNPRPQHGPGQQPSSGQQPDPGRQSSPRRQPVPLPGPGPVPGPPLPSPPRESPASPGGHRPLGPLGRQPSSGQQPDPGRQSSPSRQPVPLPGPGPVPGPPPPSPPRESPASPGGHRPLGPLVFRDMWRRATIGNPRRDSG; encoded by the exons ATGGCGAAGGCTCGGAGCTTCCGAATTTCGGTATTTTTGTTCGCATTTGTTTTTCTTCATTCAGCGATGCAGAACGACGGCAATTCAGGGGCCAATGCAGCTACTACAACTCCACGTCCTCTTAGCCCACCTCCTAGCTgcgttggctgtatttcaggtcTTGCGGCTCGTCTGAGACCACAAACTAACCCAAGACCACAGCATGGTCCAGGACAACAACCTAGTTCAGGACAGCAACCGGATCCAGGACGACAGTCTAGTCCAAGGCGACAACCTGTTCCACTACCTGGTCCAGGGCCTGTTCCAGGACCTCCCCTTCCATCTCCTCCCCGAGAATCTCCTGCCTCACCTGGTGGCCACCGTCCACTTGGCCCACTAG GACGACAACCTAGTTCAGGACAGCAACCGGATCCAGGACGACAGTCTAGTCCAAGTCGACAACCTGTTCCACTACCTGGTCCAGGGCCTGTTCCAGGACCTCCCCCTCCATCTCCTCCCCGAGAATCTCCTGCCTCACCTGGTGGCCACCGCCCACTTGGCCCACTAG